AGCGGGAAGCGGGAAGCGGGAAGCGGGAAGCGGGAAGCGGGAAGCGGGAAGCGGGTTAACTGAGCGCGGGCTTTCAGCCCGCGCGGATTAGCCCAGAGACTCTCTCGTATAGCGCAAGGCGCCGAGGCCAGGCGCCGGCTTCAGCTTGAAGTTTGGTCAGACGGCCTGGGCGACGATCTGGATTTGCAGCGTGACGTCGTCTTCGACGGAGACGAAGCCGCCGATGTTCAGGACGGGGATTTTGAAGTCGCTGTAGAGAAAGTTGAGCGTCGCGAGCGCGGTGAAGACGTCGCCCTGGCGGCGCGCTAGCACGTCCCACGTGACTTCTCGCTGCACGCCGTGCAGGTCGAGCGTGCCCGTAAGTTGCAGTGATTGCTCTTCGCCCTCGGCGATCGCGGGGTCGTAGCCGGTGACGCTCGATACGGTGAAGGTCGCTGACGGATAGCGGGTCACCTCGAGCGCCTCGCGCATGCGATTGTCGCGCCTGCCCTCGTTGCTCGTGATGGTGGCCAGTTGCACCTCGAAGCTTGAGGTTGCGCCTTCGGCGAGCGCGAGTCCGTCCGCGGTCAGGTGGAACTCGCCCTCGATCTCGGTCGTGGCGCCCTTAGCCGTCGACGGAAGCCCGACGCTGGCGAGCGTCTCGTCGGCGAAGTAGGCGGCTTCCGAGCGCTCCGGGATGACGCGAAACGTCAGGGCGTCGTCGGGCAGCGCATCGACGGCTGTGGCATCGGCAGCGGGCGTCGTCGCGCCCTCGACGAGATCTGCGGGGATCTCGGGTGCGCTCGTCGCAAGCTGGTTGTCTTCGCGGACGAAGAACCACCAGCCGGCGCCGGCTGCTGCGACTCCCAGGACTGCCAGCACGACGACGGACAGCAGGATACGCGGACGGAAGAGACTCATGGATGCTCCTGCATGCGTGTAGCTCTGGATGCCGGCATCGTATAGAACCGCGACCTTCGGCGTGTTATCGAACGGTTGCCACGCGGCGCGCGGCCATGCGCGTACGGACGAGCGCACCACCGACCGGGTAGTCGGGACGGCGTAATTCCGGAATCGCATCGACCAGATCGAGCCGTGACAGACCTGCAAGGTCGCTTACGGGACGGGAGGTGTTGACCATGTCCGACGGACAGTCCTAGACTTGACACTCAGAACAGTATGTTCGGTGACAAGACTCCGGATGCCCTCCCGGAGCCTTGTCATTTTTTCGAGATCAGCCGGCGACCTTGCGCGTGCCTGCGATCGCCGGCCGGGACGGGTCGATGACGTAGCGGATCTTCGGGAAGCCCGTGTCGCACAAGACGAACGTCGCCGCGATCGGAAACACGGGCGCGACGTTTGCAGCGGACCATGCATCGCGCTCGAACGTTTCGATCTGCGGGCGGCCGCGGTCGGCGCGATGGAACCGGTAGTCGGGATCGACCTGGATCAGCGTGCCGCTTCCACCGTCGTCGGCGAGCTTCGCGAGGTGGAGGTTCGAGACGTACTGCACGTCGCCGCCGGAGATCGGCTCCGGGTTGATCAGTGATGCGCGCAGGATCTCGCGTCCGCCGTCGTTGACGACGCCGACGATGCGGTCGTGGAACACCCGCAGCCCTACGTCCGCGACGTGCGCGTTGTAACCCCACTTCGTGCGCAGTTCGTCGCAGGCGCGCGGCGAGTCGACGTACGCGCGCAGCAGGAAGCCGCGAGGCAACGCTGATGCGCGGCAGCCGACGCGCACCTGGGCCAGCGTGAACGCTCCAGCCGGACTGTCCGGATAGCGTGCGACCGTAAAGTACGCCGTTGGCGGGATGACAGGGTGCAACGCCGGTGGCAACAGCGCCGTCATGTAGCGGTCGTCGATCTCGAACGAAAGGTTGAGCAGTTCGACGCTTTCGATCTCCCACGGCTCGGCGCTCGTATCCAGCATTTCCGGCGCAGCGGCGAGCAGCGGCGAGATATCGAGCGTGCCGGCGAGCGGCATCAGTTGCCTCCCGCGGCGGCGGTTGCCGCCGCGGTCGCCGGCGCGAACTTCGGCATCACTTCCTTCGCGAAGAGGCGCATGCTCGCGAGCACCTGCTCCTGCGGCACCGTCTCGACGGCATTCAACAGGAAGTTGATGCGGTCGACGCCGCACGCTTCCCAGTTGCGCACGACATCGACGATGCGCGCCGGATCGCCGATGCACAGCCCTTCGGGGACACGCGGCGCGTCGCCGGGGCTGGTCTGCTCTCGACGCAGTTGCGGCAGCAGCCCGAGCGACGGGTACGACCGCGACGGATACGCCTCGCGCGCCGACAGCAGTTGCGACGCCAGGTAGTTGAACGTGCCGGCCAGCCGCGTGCCGGTGGCGATGCCGGTCGCGTCGTCTTCGTGGCAGAGCAGGAAGTTCACTGTGTTCACCTGCTCGTTCACGATCTCACCGACGGGATCGCATGACTTGATCCGCCTGCGATACTCGGCGATGCGCTTCTCCTGGTCGGAAAAGCCGCCGAAGGTCAGGCCGAGACTGCCGAGCCCGCGCTCCGCTGCGTCGATCTCGGTGCCGGGGCTGGTCACCGCCACCCACATCGGCGGGTGCGGTTTCTGGTAGGGCTTGGGCAGGATGGCGCGGGAGGGCATCGAAAACGCGTAGCCGTCGTGGCTGAAGCGCTCCTGCGTCCACATCTTCGGCAGGCAGCGCACGATTTCATCCCAGGTCTTCTTCGTGTCGTCCGGACTCGCGCGAAAGCCGGCAAGCTCGGTCCAGGTCGCGGAGCGCCCGGTGCCCATCTCCAGCCGGCCGCCGGAGAGGATGTCGAGCACCGCCGCGCGCTCGGCGATGCGCACCGGGTGGTTGAACTGCGGCACGCAGACGACGATGCCGTGTCCGACGCGGATGTTCTTCGTCTGCATGGCGCACGCCGTCAGGAACAGCTCCGGCGCCGATGAGTGCGAGTACTCCTCGAGGAAGTGATGCTCGACGCACCACACCTGGTCGAAGCCCAGTTCGTCGGCGAGGCGCACCTGTTCGAGCGCGTTTTCGTAGACGGTGCGCTCGGCCTCGCGGTCCCATGGCCTCGGCACGGACAGCTCGTAGAAGATCCCGAACTTCATGGCGACTCCTTTGGCGTGAAGCTTACGCTAGCACCGGCCGTCGCGGCGGAGCAAGGGGCGCTGGTCGCTGGTCGCTGGTCGCTGGTGATTGGTGGTGGATCGATCAGTTTTTGCGTGCGGCGGTTTGTGGGGTGGGTCGTGGGTGTGGCCGTGAGGAGATCCTTCGGCGCGCTTCGCTTGCTCAGGATGACGGCATTTTCGTCTCCTGGTCGTTGGTCGCTGGTCGCTGGTGGTTGATTGATCAGTTTGCGTGCCACGATTTGTGAGGTGGATGGCGGGTGTCGCCGCGACGAGATCCTTCACGGCGCTTCGCTTGCTCAGGATGGCGGCATTTTCGTCTCCTGGTCGTTGGTCGCTGGTCGCTGGTCAGTGCGTGCGG
The Dehalococcoidia bacterium DNA segment above includes these coding regions:
- a CDS encoding YceI family protein; translated protein: MSLFRPRILLSVVVLAVLGVAAAGAGWWFFVREDNQLATSAPEIPADLVEGATTPAADATAVDALPDDALTFRVIPERSEAAYFADETLASVGLPSTAKGATTEIEGEFHLTADGLALAEGATSSFEVQLATITSNEGRRDNRMREALEVTRYPSATFTVSSVTGYDPAIAEGEEQSLQLTGTLDLHGVQREVTWDVLARRQGDVFTALATLNFLYSDFKIPVLNIGGFVSVEDDVTLQIQIVAQAV
- a CDS encoding acetoacetate decarboxylase family protein, producing MPLAGTLDISPLLAAAPEMLDTSAEPWEIESVELLNLSFEIDDRYMTALLPPALHPVIPPTAYFTVARYPDSPAGAFTLAQVRVGCRASALPRGFLLRAYVDSPRACDELRTKWGYNAHVADVGLRVFHDRIVGVVNDGGREILRASLINPEPISGGDVQYVSNLHLAKLADDGGSGTLIQVDPDYRFHRADRGRPQIETFERDAWSAANVAPVFPIAATFVLCDTGFPKIRYVIDPSRPAIAGTRKVAG
- a CDS encoding LLM class flavin-dependent oxidoreductase → MKFGIFYELSVPRPWDREAERTVYENALEQVRLADELGFDQVWCVEHHFLEEYSHSSAPELFLTACAMQTKNIRVGHGIVVCVPQFNHPVRIAERAAVLDILSGGRLEMGTGRSATWTELAGFRASPDDTKKTWDEIVRCLPKMWTQERFSHDGYAFSMPSRAILPKPYQKPHPPMWVAVTSPGTEIDAAERGLGSLGLTFGGFSDQEKRIAEYRRRIKSCDPVGEIVNEQVNTVNFLLCHEDDATGIATGTRLAGTFNYLASQLLSAREAYPSRSYPSLGLLPQLRREQTSPGDAPRVPEGLCIGDPARIVDVVRNWEACGVDRINFLLNAVETVPQEQVLASMRLFAKEVMPKFAPATAAATAAAGGN